The following is a genomic window from Solanum lycopersicum chromosome 6, SLM_r2.1.
ctagCAATAGTCTTTGCTTTTGTGAAATTTCGCTTCTATTTTCTATGTACTAGAGtaatagtgcatactgaccactcagcattgagatatttgatggcgaagaaggatgtgaaacctaggttgattcgttgggtattactgctacaagaatttgactttgaagtgctggatagaaaaggaacttaaaatcaagttgctgatcacttgtctcgtttagaggatgaagctatgagagagttagggaaTAAGACTGAAATttatgatactttccccgatgaacatgtattggctgcttcacaagacttgattccatggttcgcagattttgcgaactatctggccaGTGATATTaatccatcagacttgtcctttcatcaaagggaaaagttcatgtacgatgtgaagaagttcttttgggatgaaccatacttgtataggagttgtgccgacgggcttattcggcgttgtgtgccagaatgtgaaatgttgtgtgtgttggaggcatgccattcctcacccgttggtggacatcacagtggtatccgaaccgcgcataagatattacaatgtggttactattggacaactcttcatcaagatgctcatgggtttgttaaagcatgtgacaaatgtcaacgagtGGTGGTATTTAAAgcaagcaagagctccctctcaaccccattcttgtgattgagttattttatgtttgaggtattgactttatgggcccttttatGAGTTCTCATGGCATTAAGTACATTCTAGTTGGAGTCGATTATGTATctaatgggtcgaagccatagccctcgcaaacaatgaaggaaagagtgccactgcattcttgaaaaagaatatattctctcatttttgcaccccaagggccattattagtgatgggggctcccttTTCTGCAACAAATTGTTCAAgggattattggagaaatacggggttcgccataatgtggcctctccttaccaccctcaaactagagGGCAAGTTGAATCGTCTATTCAGGAAATAAAACAGctattgtcaaaaacagtgaatgctagtagaacggattgttcaaggaggcttgatgatgctctttgggcctactggacaacatataagactcccataggtatgtctccataccaaattgtatataagaaggcttgtcatcttccgattgagttagagcataaagccatgttgGCTATGAATAAgtcaaaaatggattggagcgaagctgcagagcaacggttaaatgggttgaatgaactagatgaatttcgcctaaaagcctatgaaagctcaacACTATACAAAGAAaggatgaagaagtaccatgacaacaaaattgaaaagcgAGAGTggatggttggggatttggttcTGTTATTAAATTCCATGTTGCGCTtatttccgggcaagctcaagtccaaatggactcttccttacttggttacccaactattctaTCATGGAttagttgagttggaaactaaggagggtgtgcggttcaaggtgaatggacagcgcataaaatTCTATTT
Proteins encoded in this region:
- the LOC138349237 gene encoding uncharacterized protein; translation: MDWSEAAEQRLNGLNELDEFRLKAYESSTLYKERMKKYHDNKIEKREWMVGDLVLLLNSMLRLFPGKLKSKWTLPYLVTQLFYHGLVELETKEGVRFKVNGQRIKFYFRHAESANEVIESCHLDEV